Genomic segment of Candoia aspera isolate rCanAsp1 chromosome 2, rCanAsp1.hap2, whole genome shotgun sequence:
AAAGTAGATATAGAAACAGAAGGTGTTGCTAATACAGTAACTATTCTACAAAATAACAATATCATGAGTTAACTATCACCAATAACGTATTATTGCAAGTTCCCAAGTAGCATAGTATTTACCAACAGATCTAAAATACTTATACTTGCTACAGCAACTGCTTTCAGATGTAAGCAAACTATTAGGAATTCTGAACAGAAGAGGGCCACCTATAAACATAAGAGACTACTAATTCTAATACGTAACACATCTCCTGATATTGATGTATGAAACTAACTATGAAACTaaccaaaaataacaatatttgtTTACGCTTGTTATTTTGCAAAGATCATTTATTTTTACCAACATGCTGAATTATTCTTCATGATATACTATGGGACTCAacatcctttatttaaaaaaactattgtTCCAGAGCactcaacagaaaaaagaaatccagtacaGTTCCCTTTATGCTTGAAGTTTTAATTTGCGGCTTGGACAGAAACACCTCCTCCTCTAATGACAGCCATCAGCAAGAGAAAATGGCGAGGAAAGTCACAGTACTTTTGCATACAGTACTACACTTAGGATGCTCTTGATTCATGGGGCAGACTCTTACAACAGAAAAGACTGTTACGAGGATGGTGACAGAGACCCCAATTTTCCGCACCAGAACCCTAGGCTCATGAACTTTCTGAGTGGAGTTTAATTTTACAAAACCACTTGTCAACCGTTGGACCACAAAACGTCCTCTTTGGCTAACGTGAGACAGTGGATTAGGCAACTAGATAAAAAGAGGATGACGGCGAAAGAGCCTTACACTACAAGAAGGGGATCCTCGAGGGTCAGACATGAGACGGACGGCCCCCTACCCAAAGACCAACGGAGGAGCAGAGGATCCGTAGGGTGCACACGCCGCAACGCATCATGGGCACTGCGCGCCTCTGCCTGtggggtgtgtttgtgtttgtggggCGGTTAGTGCGCGCGCCCGCCTGCCCGCACCAAAAGCGCGAGGGGGTGTCAGCGCCTTCCCCGCCCCCTCCCACAGTCGAAATTCCTCCGGCCCAGGCCGGCCACAACCGGTTTCAGCCGGTTCCGGGCGGGCCGTTTGTTTCCGTGCGCGCGTGCCGCACGCTGCCCGCTGACGTCAGGCGTGTGTGGCGCGCGGGCGGGCGCCGGGCGGAGgggtgcggcggcggcggcggcgggagcagcagcagcaagaggcGGCTGCGGGTGTTCTACGTACGTGTAGTGCTGCGGCTTCTCGGGCTGCGCTTGGAGCGCGCTGGCGGGCGCCACCGCCCCGGTCGCAGGAGGCCCGGTCCCTACCGGGCCCTTCGACATGCTCCTGCCCTCTGCTCCCTCCTCCGCCGCCCGCTACCACCGAGGAGGAGAGCTTTATTATTCACTCTGCGCGGTCCGCACGGAGACCGCAATGCGCAGGCGCTGCCGCCGCCATTACCGCCCCGGGTTACCCAAAGCATGCTGGGGCTTGTAGTCCCGGTGATGGCGGaaaatcctccttttcttctactGGGCTTCCGGCCCTTGAAACTACAAGTACCAGAGGTGCTCTGCGCTTGCTGTCCCGGATTTTGTAGCAGCGCAGGGGGTTATAGGAATTGTAGTTGGCAATCCATCTATGGCTTCCCCTCGAAAAAGGGTAAACGGGATTGCTGTTTCGCCAGCTGTGGATCGTTTAATCACGTCCTGTCCCGATTATTTTTACACCCCGATCttagcattatttattatttatttcgaAGGAAGTGTCGCTAGATGCTGTAAGACTTCCTAGTGAGTGTGAATTACGAGTGCAATTTAGGGGGTTGTGCTAAATGATGATGGACAGTCGTACTAAAACGATGGCAAATTTGTTAGGGATTATTAAGGACCAGTccaatttattaaaaagaaaataacagtaGGTTAGATAGGATCCTTTTTTGGATAATATGTTGATATTCCAACACGATGAGATTTTCCCTGCTACTGTGTGATACTTAAACCAATACTAATAGCGTCCTCAAAATTACCTCACAATTCTACAAGTTTGGCGTGTCGttataataaaaacaaccatGGCGTTGTTGGTCCTAAAGCACATGTTTAATTCCAGAAACTTCAGTTGTTAAAGTTGATATATCTAATAAAGTGGACTCTGATCCATCAAGTATTACATTATAACAAACGTGGTAAGTACCACAAGGCTCATTTTCCTACAATGATCTACTTATCCATACCTTGACAAATGTATGCCATAACAATACTTCATCTTTGTTATAACATAtgttatgacaatatttgattacCCATATGGTTactcacagagaaaatctatgtggttgctaagagtcaacaacttgatggcacataatcatggGGTTACTCTTTATGTTGTAATTTATATACAAAATACTTTACAATTCTTATTTTAGCCCTACAGTTAAGGTGGCATGAGTCAAAACTTAACATTTAGCCCCTTCCAATAAGCATTTCATGTTATTTGTATACTGCCAAGTTCCATACATATTCCTTGAAAGTAAGTCCTGCTATATGTATGGGTGTAAAATATGCATACTTTTGAGATCTTAAACTGGAATGTTTTGTTTCATGGtcattaatgtgtttttttttccttaaatattttgtttgatttatttctaAGGAAACATTATTAGGATTCAACCATTTTCTAACATCTGAGCAAGGCTTTTCATATTCTTTCTCAGTTCTTTAGCATCTgtatcaatattttaaatatattgttttctttaaattagCTATGATAGTGAAGCTTTCTTCAGCCTAATACCCTCCAGGACACTAAGTTAAGGAAAGCTGATCATCATACTTAATCTCATACAACTTAATCTATATTAGAGTCTAGGAATGAATGGTTCACATATATTGCTAAACCAAACCATTTGctattgtatgaacccaaccgCTATTGTTTGCAAACTATGTTTGGGCATGATGTATGAATCAGGGTATAATACTCGGCAAGCTATATATACTGTAAAACAATTGTACTTATTTGATAAGTAAACCTAGGCAATATGAGAAATGAAATACTGTGCTGTATTTCGCTATTATCTTGTTAGGAACAGGTCAAGGatacattgtatttatttatttactgaatttctaTACTGATGAATTGTATATCTCACAGTGGTTTATAATACTGTAATTAGAACAATATACAGTAAGAAAGCAATGATCATtcataaatctaaaaaaaaaaatcagtaagaaatAACTTTATGTCTAAATAGATATAACAACACTGGGTGCCATCAACATAGGTATCCTTAAGTACCAAAGGCCCTGTGAttccatttttattgctttacagAGTGATGATAATGTTTTTGCCAATCTGTAACTAAGAAACACTTTCCTTGAGCCCTCAGTTATCTCACTTTCCATGGTGGGGATAAATAATTTTTCCTGTTGAGATGAGCATGCTGGCTGCAATGGTTCTTCCTGGAGAAATAAACTCTGAATGTACCTAGGAGCCAAGCCACAGAAGGCTTTAAAGGTCCTATGAACAGTATCTGGAAAtctattggcaaccaatgcagcatcTGCAATATTGGTATAATATGGTTGAAGCAGCTCTTAACTGCCAGTATgtaggcagctgcattttgcaccaattccAGTTTTCAAAGATAGCCCCGGGAAGAgcatattacagtagtctatccTCATGGtaatgagggcatgagttacCATTTCCCGATCCTTTCATCATATATATGACTGCAATTGGCACACCAGGCAAAGCTGGTGAAACTATACTTCCTGGTCCTGTAGACAGAatagaaccaccaccaccatcactactAGTACCCCTCACTGATAACTTATTTACTATATTTGTGGAACAACCAAAGTACAAGGTCACAACAGCTACCAAGATACTGGGTAAAACAGCAGCAGGGCATGTATAATGATTTGGAGCCAAAATGGAACATCACAAACTGATTAGGACACTTCTCCATTATGATTattccattatttaaaaaaatcaaactagtTTCTATTGTACTAAAAAAATAGTGGTGAAGGATGAATAGAGCAGGGATGTGACCCTCTTTTGTTGATGCTGGGATCTATGAGCATAGGATCATGGTTTGGGTAGACAGAACATTGTTTTACCtcagtaagaattttattattgttataaattaaATTGGTATGGTGGAAACCCCCATCTCTTTCTCACAAACTTTGCACAGATGCTCCAGTATTTAATCCACCTGTTGCTGAATAGTCACATTTAactgaagaaaactgcagaaatggCAAGggctttaaaattttaattagatAGAGTAGAGAACTCCCATtccttatatatacatataaggCATCTTCACTTTGCCTTATAATACACTAATTGACCAAACAGATTTATCGgggcaaaaagaaaaattaaaatggtcCTATAAATAAAGAACAGTTAATTCATAAGAACATCTGAAAGGCCACAGGCTGCCTATGACTATTCTATAGTAACGTATGTTGCTTAAAATGAATTGCTTTTAATTAATCTACACTTAAAAATGTAACTATGGTTGGCATTGCTTTATACCATATGTAGTATTTTTGTAAATTGACAATATtggcaatatatttaaaattctgttttataGGAAATAGGATTGTTGATTACACCCATTTTTCTACCTTTAAAACCCGTTTGTAAAACagtgcctattttttaaaaaactacctattttttttttaaaaatctggttgaTTGTGCATTAaaaagatgctgactgcagtcaggaaatcagaagacgcttaatccttgggagaagagcaatgaccaatctcgataaaatacttaagagcagagacatcacactgacaacaaaggtccgcatagttaaagcaatggtgttccccgtagtaacatatggctgcgagagctggaccataaggaaggctgagagaaggaagattgatgctttggaactgtggtgttggaggaaaattctgagagtgccttggactgcaagaagatcaaaccagtccatcctccaggaaattaagccagactgctcacttgagggaatgatattaaaggccaaactgaaatactttggccacataatgagaagacaggacaccctggagaagatgctgatgctagggggagtggagggcaaaaggaaaaggggccgaccaagggcaaagtggatggatgatattctagaggtgacggactcgtccctgggggagctgggggtgttgactgacaggaagctctggcgtgggctggtccatgaagtcacgaagagtcggaagcgactgaacgaataaacaacaaaatcctcagtTTAGCAATAATGCCAAAGCAAATAAAGGTTTATGAATTCACTGACAGGCATACTAGTagtttcttttctgctttgttaCCTAACTTAAAAATAACATACATAGCataaataattatgtaaatatggaagccagtttggtctaggctccgggctagaaaccaggagacagagttctagtcccgcctgaggcatgaaagctggctgggtgaccttgggccagtccctctctcagcccaactcacttcacagggttgttgttgtggggaaaacaggaggaggaaggagtattaggtatgtacgccaccttgagttatttataaaaataataaaggcaggataaaaaaaataaaataaaaattattaatttgtACCCAATTCCTGTAAATGGCTAGAAATTAGCCATAGAATCCATAACTGttatataattacatttttaaaaatacagatttgaGTCATAATTTCGTTATTTTCTATTGGACTTGGTCAGTTTAATTTAACTTGGTATGCATTTCACATATAAAGATCTAAAATATACCATCAACCTTGTACTTTACATGCAACAGCCAACTACAGTAACAGTCTGTCATTCTAGAATCTAGCTTGATTCTTTGTAATCAGACTGACATCAGTTAGGTATTCTTgtcattttacattttgtaaatgTGCATGCCAATACACATGGTTATTTGGTCATGACAGCCAGATAATGGCCTGTTCGTTTTTCTAATAAAGTATTTGTATCATACACACCAACTCTTATTTTATGTTCTTTCTCTGATGATGAAAAATCAATTAAGAAACCTTGGTATATTTTAGTTGCTATTATGTTATTAAAGTATTagacaaatgaaattaaaagttgTAGTTTGTGTACTGCTAATAATTGAActttataaatattaattatttataaataaggtATTAAGGaaacattgaaaaataaaatttgatatgAGGGAGAAGGAAGCGAACGTCAAGTACAGACAGCTACGTCCTCCTACCTCTGCTACCATTTCCCATTTTCTTCGTATTTGCCAGGCTGTTTTTTCTCTAATTTGCCCTCCCCAGTGAGTCCAGGACACTCAGAACGGCCGGCTTttctttcccattgactttccaTTGTAGAGCTTTGCAACAAAAAGTAGGATCCAAACTATGTTTTCTATCGTCCAATCAGAATCACCAGCTTCACTGCAATTGTAATTGGTTTCCTCCAGCCTACGGCAGCCAATCAACGAGCAACTTTAACAACCAATCGGGTTTCGAGCTTTCATCCAATCGCATGTAAGATGCGGGGAAACTGCCTTTGTATCAGTTAACGTCATGACGCCGGCGAAAGTAGATGCCAATAGCTCCGCGCGTTGCGTGTCCGTATTGTGATGTCATGACGTTTTCGGTTCCCTCCCTCTATAAATAAAGCATCCCAGCAGAGGGAGGGGACAGTTAAGGTTTCCCCGAAGGGAGTATAGGGTGCATCAATTGTGTAATTACAGCGGAAGTGTGTTTTTTAAAGGATTCATTTCTGAAAGAGGTGAGTTTCGGCTGGGAGCGAGGGGGGTACAGTGAGGCTGGGGAAAAGAGAGACTTCTCGCGCTTTGGGGGACGTTTTGTGACAAatgggtggaggaagatggggaaGGCCGCTTTGTTCCGGTTCCGTAGCTGGCGGGTGGGGACCGGAGCCTCATGTCCGCTGCGGTTACCTGGCTGGGAACAGAGGGGAGCGAGAAGTCGAGCTTCCTCCCCTAGCCTCGCGCGTGGGCAAGCAAGAGGGCAGTTCCTGGCCCTGCGCCGGCTGCCCCTCCTTGGCTGCGTGCCCGCATGGAGGGCAGCCCCGACATCTGCCTCTGCCGTTTGCCTCTGTCCGAAGCGTTTCCGTCGGGAGGGAGACGGCTACAAATAGATGGAGTTTGACGTGCCAGAACGCATACTTAGTCTGGATGGACACTCGGGAATCTTGAGGAGCCTGCCCCGTGGTCCATcgcatttattttttctttcagaagagtAAAGAAAAATGGCCCGTACTAAGCAGACTGCCCGTAAATCCACTGGTGGCAAAGCTCCACGTAAACAGCTGGCTACCAAAGCTGCTAGAAAAAGTGCCCCCTCTACTGGTGGAGTCAAGAAACCTCATCGCTACAGGTAATAAGACAAAACCAAACCCAGAAATGTGTATTTTAGGACAACAGGCAAGCTGATCTATGGAAATAAAAGGAGTAGAAGGGAGTGGCGTATGTTGTAACAAAATTAGCTCTTGTTACTATGATTTTTTTGTCAGCAGTAGCTTAAACTATAAATGTCTAGGAGAGCTCTTGTCACTGTCCAGTCGGCCGTATCTAGATTCTGTAGTATATTGGAAACTATTTTGGAAGATTTGTATTTAGAAATTTCCAGAAATTGTTGTGTTCTATGAACACtgccatatttctttttcttacatctTCAGACCTGGTACTGTGGCCCTGCGTGAGATTCGCCGTTACCAAAAGTCAACAGAACTTTTGATTCGCAAGCTTCCATTTCAGAGGCTGGTAAGAGAGATTGCCCAAGACTTCAAGACAGACTTAAGGTTCCAGAGTGCAGCCATTGGTGCACTGCAGGTATGAGCCTATTCAAGAGCGACTGTTCTTACATGTGGAGAAAGGAATAATGTGTCCCTGTGGATGAATAGTGTCTAACCAATGTCTTGTCTTTTATCTTTGACATAGGAGGCTAGTGAAGCCTATCTGGTGGGTCTCTTTGAAGACACAAACCTGTGTGCCATCCATGCCAAGAGAGTTACCATTATGCCCAAAGACATCCAGTTGGCTCGTAGGATACGGggggagagggcttagaaggaaGCAGTTTTTATGGTGTTTTGTAGTAAATTCTGTAAAATACTTTGGTTTCACTTTGTGACTTTTTTGTATGAAATTGTTTATAATATGTTACATTTGTACTTAAGTCATTCCATCTTTCACTCAGGATGAATGCTAACAGTGACTGTTCACATAAAACTCTGATGTGAGCCCTGTTGCTCAACAGTGACAAGTTGCTAATATGCAGAAGGGATGGGTGATCTTTCTTGCTTTTCATGCATGTTTCTGTATGTTAATGACTTGTTGGGTAGCTAAAATTGTAAGGTACTAGAATTGATATAAATGTGTACAGGGTCCTTTTGCAATAAAACTGGTTATAACTTGATTCAAGTGTTTAACAATTGGGGCTGTTAAGTCTGACCATACATCACTGTGACAGAATGTGGACTTTCAAAAGGGTGAAGTACAAGTCTTAACCACAGTGTAACTTACAGTTTCCTAAAAACGTAAACCTGGCAGCTATAGAATACACTATGTGCATTTATAATagctattttatatattgtagtgtcaacatttttaaattaaatgttttacatTCACATGACTCCTGTCATTGTTGTGGGAAAAGTAGCATTTCTACTTGTGTTTATGCTTAAATCAAGTTGAAGCATGTTTGTGCTTTGTATTTATCCCCCATTGCAGTAATGATTTGCGGCAACTATGTAACATAAATAGGTGAATATTCTTCCTGATTTTGACTTATACTTGCAGAGTAATTTAGAGAACTAGGAAATGCTACTCCATTTCTTAgcttataaaattatttcaaccTTGCTTCTAGACTAATTAGGTGACTCATGCAAATGAAACTAGGTAAAAGTAGTCCAGCTTTCCGTGCTGCCTCAAAACATAACCTGTTCCAGTTACTTAGACCCAACTTTGATGGTCTAAGTTTACAAATTGTTTTTAGGATTCTGCCCTACCTGTTAGGTAAACCATAGTGGgtcttttaaatttaattaaaattacaaagTTGCCTGCTGAGAAACTGCTCTTCTCAGCTGTTTGACTTGTTCCACCAAACAGGTCTTGTTTTCAGTGTAGATATGCTAGCTTGTGCAAACAATCTATGGCTTCAGCTTGATTTTAGTTCATTTTGAAAAGTGTCAATGTAAGCACTGTGAAAAAGCAGTTGAGTCTTCAGTTATGATTTATCTAAAACAATTGTATCTGGACAGAATTTTAACCTGTACCAAGCGACTCCATAATCCAAGAGGTGACCCATCAAGATATCACTGATTGAAATTAGACTTTTGCAGGCCAACGAGGCTCCAAAAGTAGATAGAAGCCCAGCGGCAGAGCATCTCATCTGTCAGACAGACCATTCTGTGTGTTTAAATCCAGCAGCTAAAGAAACAAACACAGTTTATCATGTCTTGAATTTTCTTTCTGACACATCACAAATTGCTTACTGCTGTTTTTATAAATACTTTCATGCTACATGCATAACTGCTAGCATTGTTTAAGGACCGTATCTGTCTGAATGACATTTTGGAATTTAGTTCATCTAGGGACATTTAGTCCAAATCTTAGATTTGATTAATGAAACTGAAATCAATCCAAGTTTGGAAATCTTCAAACATCAAATACTACAGAACTACATTATGTTACTGTACTGCCTtggtctattttttattttatttcatagttAGCCATCAAGCCCTTACTGAGGAATCTGAAATGTAAAAATGGATTTGTTAGAAAGCCTAACCAAAGTGATAATTAAAGAACTATGAgctttatattgtatatatttgggGGTATAACTGGGTTGCCTTAGCAGAGTTTTGTTAATGCAACAGGACTCCGCCCATCCCAGCCAATGTATTCTGGAGAATGCCTAAATGGAGGGACGTTTCAGAAGAGGTAAAACTGAAGGGTAGAGTAATATGGAAATCTTAATACAATAGCCTTACTACTTACCACTGAAACAGGTATTCCAAAGCATACATCCTTACCAATTCGTTTGATGATTTCCTCACTTTCCTCTTCAGAATTTGATTCAAACACTAAGCAGTCAAAAGTGCTATGTTCTGGAGAGTCAGGTGAAGCTCTATAAAGTAAAAACAGTAATGCAGTTAAGATTGCATATGATTCTAATTGCCCCTAAATATAGCATGTCCTCGAATGAGTCTAAGTGACAAACCTTACTAGGCCACTGATAAAATGAAGTATTCCTCACAGTGTTTTCATGCAGAAAACCTAATTAATCTTGGGTGTTAGTTTATCAGCAATCCAATATATGGTAGAAGATACTCTTAAGTGGAAAGAACATTTAATCTCAAGATTTTTGGTAGAATATATGCTAAACAGGTAATCGGCATGATTCATAAAGTCCAATAAGGAATTTCCTTAAGATTCCTATATTGTTAGCAAAGGATGCACTGAAGCATTTGAATTTTTGTAATTGAGGGATACACCCTGCAATAAAAaatgtactactactactatataCGATTAATGGGACTGGTAAATACAGTCCTGAAATATCACCATGTGTGCAtggtttttcaaaataaaacttaCACGCTACAGAAAGCAAAGAGATTGTTCCTATCCAGACGGCGTCCCACACAGGAAATGTCTGTATAAGAGTAACGGAAAAGAACCTGAAAATGGCAACAATTCCCAGTTAAAGCATTGGTCAAAGCTCATtttttgaaattacattttttattaaatatcAATCATGACAAAACTAGTGAGTTTAGatctacaattaaaaaaacccctAATCCTTACAAACATTTCCAGTGTCTATTTTAAACATGTTCTGCTCAGATTATAAAAAGTAAAGGCAATTGTATTTTTGAGAAGGCAGGATCAAGCACAATCAGCAAACACACATTCTAACCTTGGAAGCAGTTTTCTGTTGAACAATTACTTCAGTTTCTTTGATATCAAATAAAATTTCCTGAGGAAATAATATTACAATTGTTAATAATCCTATTAATAAGTGACAAAATGCCCCTAGCAGAAACTTAAAATTTGACTTGCCATGTTTCTAATTTCccagtttttttccttccatccagACATCATCATAGCAACATAGCTTCAACTGAATTACTTTACCAATCAATGTAATTACCACTTAAAGAACTAACAATCATTTCAGATCTCtctgaaaaaataatgaaaaccaaCCCTTTCAAATTTGCACTAAAGTAACAGCATGATTTTAAACAGAAAGTTCTATCTATATGAAATACGTAATAGTTTCAGTTATTTCATATTCAACCATGGCAACCTTAGCCAAAGAAAGTGATCTATTGGCTTAACTTTACCTTTCTATCCAAAACAGTACAGAATTTTGTCATTAGGCCTTTACCTGGACTAGATAAAAGCATACGGAAACAAAATGAGATGTAGTCTCATCCTGATTATACCTGAGAGAGCTGCTATTTATTAATATTCCAGGGAAACAAAAGCAACACTTGAATGCTTAGACTGGAAAAGTGTCT
This window contains:
- the LOC134490185 gene encoding histone H3.3A, with protein sequence MARTKQTARKSTGGKAPRKQLATKAARKSAPSTGGVKKPHRYRPGTVALREIRRYQKSTELLIRKLPFQRLVREIAQDFKTDLRFQSAAIGALQEASEAYLVGLFEDTNLCAIHAKRVTIMPKDIQLARRIRGERA